Proteins encoded together in one Chitinophaga lutea window:
- a CDS encoding 5-formyltetrahydrofolate cyclo-ligase: MTFTKKDIRKAYLARRLELADEEAARLNAALLRHCRELHLGSPVYVHLFLPITAKKEVDTYPLAEWLRSTYPGVQLVLSRSYLATGNMQHYLWDERTRLVHNAYGIPEPESGRIVAPKEIDVVFVPMLAFDEAGHRVGYGKGMYDEFLQQCRKDVKAIGLSLFPPLPELIEDAYEGDVPMNIVVTPTQVYYFQD; encoded by the coding sequence ATGACGTTCACCAAAAAGGATATACGAAAGGCGTATCTTGCACGCCGGCTGGAACTGGCGGACGAAGAAGCGGCCCGCCTCAACGCCGCACTGCTGCGGCATTGCAGGGAACTACACCTGGGCAGCCCGGTGTACGTGCATCTCTTTCTGCCCATCACGGCCAAAAAGGAAGTGGACACTTACCCGCTGGCCGAATGGCTGCGCAGCACCTATCCCGGCGTACAGCTGGTGCTTTCACGGTCGTACCTCGCCACCGGCAACATGCAGCATTACCTGTGGGACGAACGGACGCGCCTGGTGCATAACGCCTACGGCATCCCGGAGCCGGAGAGCGGCCGCATCGTGGCGCCGAAAGAAATAGATGTGGTGTTTGTGCCGATGCTGGCGTTTGATGAGGCCGGCCACCGCGTCGGGTACGGCAAAGGCATGTATGACGAATTTTTGCAGCAGTGCCGGAAAGACGTGAAGGCCATCGGCCTGAGCCTGTTCCCGCCGCTGCCGGAGCTGATAGAAGACGCCTACGAAGGGGACGTGCCGATGAACATCGTGGTGACCCCGACGCAGGTATATTATTTCCAGGATTAA
- the bioD gene encoding dethiobiotin synthase — MNNIFITGIGTGVGKTVAAACVAEALGAQYWKPVQAGLQDTTDTQTVRALLSNPSLVRDELYRLRMPASPHLAARREGITIFEDRIAEQARKLQDPAHPLVVEGAGGLMVPLNGEVFMLDLIKKLEAKVIVVAQNYLGSINHCLLTAMALKQAGIPVVGWIFNGDHHTNEDDVVEWSHYPRITRIPRARKLNRDFVQVQAELMRPHLQTLLTA; from the coding sequence ATGAACAACATCTTCATCACCGGTATAGGTACCGGCGTGGGCAAAACGGTGGCGGCCGCCTGTGTGGCCGAAGCCCTGGGCGCGCAGTACTGGAAACCCGTACAGGCGGGCCTTCAGGACACTACCGATACGCAAACCGTGCGGGCATTGCTGAGCAATCCTTCCCTGGTGCGGGATGAACTGTACCGGCTGCGGATGCCTGCTTCCCCGCACCTGGCGGCGCGGCGCGAAGGCATCACCATTTTTGAAGACCGGATCGCGGAGCAGGCCCGCAAGCTCCAGGACCCCGCCCATCCGCTGGTGGTGGAAGGGGCCGGCGGCCTGATGGTGCCGCTGAACGGCGAAGTGTTTATGCTCGACCTGATCAAAAAGCTGGAAGCCAAAGTGATCGTGGTGGCGCAGAACTACCTGGGCAGCATCAACCATTGCCTGCTCACGGCCATGGCGCTCAAACAGGCCGGGATACCGGTCGTAGGATGGATTTTTAACGGCGATCATCATACCAACGAAGACGATGTGGTGGAATGGAGCCATTACCCCCGCATCACCCGCATTCCGCGCGCGCGCAAGCTCAACCGGGATTTTGTACAGGTACAGGCGGAGTTGATGAGGCCGCATCTGCAAACACTGCTCACGGCATGA
- a CDS encoding pyridoxal-phosphate dependent enzyme: MKYCENILETIGHTPLVKLHRVTAELPCTVLAKVEFFNPGNSIKDRMALKMVEEAEKKGYLKPGGTIIEGTSGNTGMGLALAAVIKGYKCIFTTTDKQSKEKVDILKAVGAEVIVCPTNVLPDDPKSYYSVSRRLSTEVPNSFYVNQYDNLANRDAHYEQTGPEIWEQTGGKITHLVVATGTGGTITGTGKFLKEKNPDIQVWAIDSYGSLLKKFFETGELDMNEVYPYITEGIGEDFVPQNYDMSVIDHFEKVTDKDGAVMARRIAKEEGIFVGYSAGSAIAGLVQLKSRLKPDAVVVVIFHDHGSRYVGKVYNDQWMMERGFLDVKTVKDIVNSRRNLPLVTIAPDEKVTGAIAKMKKFDIEHLPVIKDDKFVGAISEGGLFSKLIDQPDLKEAAVETVMHKAFPVVSMETPIEKLSVYINKENGAVLTHDESGNYHIVTKYDIIQALGS; the protein is encoded by the coding sequence ATGAAGTACTGTGAAAATATACTGGAAACGATCGGCCACACGCCCCTCGTGAAGTTGCATCGTGTAACGGCCGAACTGCCCTGTACCGTGCTGGCCAAAGTGGAATTCTTCAACCCCGGCAACTCCATCAAAGACCGTATGGCGCTGAAAATGGTGGAAGAAGCGGAAAAGAAAGGCTACCTCAAACCCGGCGGCACCATCATCGAAGGCACGTCCGGCAATACCGGGATGGGCCTCGCGCTGGCGGCCGTGATCAAAGGGTACAAATGTATTTTCACCACCACCGATAAACAGTCGAAAGAAAAAGTGGACATCCTCAAAGCCGTTGGCGCCGAAGTGATCGTGTGCCCCACCAACGTGCTGCCGGACGATCCGAAATCATATTACTCCGTATCACGGCGGCTGAGCACCGAAGTGCCCAATTCGTTTTATGTGAACCAGTACGACAATCTCGCCAACCGCGACGCGCATTACGAGCAGACCGGCCCGGAGATCTGGGAACAGACCGGCGGGAAGATCACCCACCTCGTTGTGGCCACCGGCACCGGCGGCACCATCACCGGCACGGGCAAGTTCCTCAAAGAAAAGAACCCCGACATCCAGGTGTGGGCAATCGACAGCTACGGTTCGCTGCTGAAGAAGTTTTTCGAAACCGGCGAGCTGGACATGAATGAAGTATATCCTTACATCACCGAAGGCATCGGCGAAGATTTTGTGCCGCAGAACTACGATATGAGCGTGATCGATCACTTCGAAAAGGTGACCGATAAAGACGGCGCCGTGATGGCCCGCCGCATCGCCAAGGAAGAAGGCATTTTTGTGGGCTACTCCGCCGGCTCCGCCATCGCAGGGCTTGTACAGCTGAAAAGCCGCCTGAAGCCCGATGCCGTGGTGGTGGTGATTTTCCACGACCACGGCAGCCGTTATGTGGGCAAAGTGTATAACGACCAGTGGATGATGGAACGCGGGTTCCTGGATGTAAAAACGGTGAAAGACATCGTGAACAGCCGCCGCAACCTCCCGCTGGTGACCATTGCGCCCGACGAAAAAGTGACCGGTGCCATCGCCAAAATGAAAAAATTCGACATCGAGCACCTGCCGGTGATCAAGGACGATAAATTCGTGGGCGCCATCTCCGAAGGCGGCCTGTTCAGCAAACTGATCGACCAGCCCGACCTGAAGGAAGCGGCCGTTGAAACCGTGATGCACAAGGCATTCCCGGTAGTCAGCATGGAAACGCCGATCGAAAAACTCTCCGTGTATATCAACAAAGAAAACGGCGCCGTGCTCACGCACGACGAAAGCGGCAACTATCACATCGTCACCAAATACGACATCATCCAGGCGCTGGGCAGCTAA
- a CDS encoding helical backbone metal receptor has protein sequence MLYKDQLGREVEIPSPPQRIISVVPSQTELLYDLGAQVLGITKFCVHPDAWFRSITRVGGTKQLNLELIASLQPDLIIANKEENEKAQIEALAARFPVWTSDIRHLADACAMITSLGEILERRHSAQLIRQRIEEGFEALTPLPVAVPTAYFIWRDPWMVAGGDTFIHEMMARCGFRNVFEDLPRYPSISLPQLAASACKLVLLSSEPYPFKEKHIAEIREYVPDADVRLVDGEMFSWYGSRLMHAPAYFEALIRQDGQ, from the coding sequence ATGTTGTACAAAGACCAATTAGGCCGGGAGGTGGAGATCCCCTCTCCTCCCCAACGCATCATTTCGGTGGTACCGTCGCAAACGGAGCTGCTGTACGACCTCGGCGCGCAGGTGCTGGGCATCACCAAATTCTGCGTGCATCCCGACGCCTGGTTCCGCAGCATCACCCGCGTGGGCGGCACCAAACAGCTCAACCTGGAGCTGATCGCCTCCCTGCAGCCCGATCTCATCATTGCCAACAAGGAAGAAAACGAAAAGGCCCAGATCGAGGCCCTGGCGGCCCGTTTCCCGGTATGGACGAGCGACATCCGTCACCTCGCGGATGCCTGCGCGATGATCACCAGCCTCGGTGAGATACTTGAGCGCCGGCACTCCGCACAGCTCATCCGCCAGCGAATCGAAGAAGGCTTCGAGGCGTTGACGCCGCTTCCCGTAGCGGTGCCCACGGCCTATTTCATCTGGCGCGATCCCTGGATGGTGGCCGGAGGCGATACGTTCATCCACGAAATGATGGCGCGCTGCGGTTTCAGGAACGTGTTTGAGGACCTGCCCCGTTACCCCTCCATTTCCCTGCCGCAGCTGGCGGCCAGCGCCTGTAAACTCGTGCTGTTATCCAGCGAGCCCTACCCCTTTAAGGAAAAACACATCGCCGAAATACGGGAATACGTTCCCGATGCCGATGTGAGGTTGGTGGACGGTGAGATGTTCTCCTGGTATGGCAGCCGGCTGATGCATGCGCCGGCGTATTTTGAGGCGCTGATCAGGCAGGATGGTCAATGA